In a genomic window of Xenopus laevis strain J_2021 chromosome 5S, Xenopus_laevis_v10.1, whole genome shotgun sequence:
- the ttk.S gene encoding TTK protein kinase S homeolog isoform X1 yields MDDEDISERKLKIASILDRVKSFKTKYGTDDNWTDELTFSKSSADTTEHSGIFTHLVTTKTPEEWLNCLLKLENTGLPQIDPQLLNKLIDNYSQAVGALPAEKHSHNESYAKILVHFAELKAIHDLDEAREQFQFARLNCKKFAFVHTAFAQFELSEGNFKKCKQILRRGLECGAVPCEMLNLALKNVQLKKPQLISDEDKENLAVSSSHINQGTASYQNLALGNPQRMKIESPEEYSVKTRFSYGEKLSSPEDFEDIGRKPLLNMSAKTCPLGRVPVQPATSPDTRTRKSDGSGSSSVVKRPFSSMRVPVLATLSNPKYLGDDLHCSEDIKVPSSNILPHEEQANEDSLDMKTPSSVILSVTESNLTVKRNEDLILGSTSTAVLNPQENSKPSESAPPLLPNINARLSDTTKPNNIEAEWKWKVPETPRQIFQPEMIFPAGKRKSTEPSANPGSRRVSPPAPSLSKCDPVFVCGTPVNKSQEDYMNCFRTPVVKTNLGPLAQMSTPYNNRSDYQQPQTPVGQPDCFPISAPLASSDCIVVKGRAYAVLKQIGTGGSSKVFQVMDDKKHLYAIKYVNLEEADQQTIESYQNEISHLNKLQQHCDKIIRLFDYEITDQHIYMVMECGNIDLNTWLRKKKAINPWERKSYWKNMLEAVHTIHQHGIVHSDLKPANFLIVDGMLKLIDFGIANQIQPDVTSIVKDSQVGTINYMPPESIRDTTSYAENGKPRSKISPKGDVWSLGCILYCMTYGKTPFQHITNQIAKLHSILDPGYEIEFPNIPEKDLQDVLRKCLVRNPKERISIAELLVHPYVQIQPHTQPDQQVQKETTEEMKRILGQLIGLNSPNSISRAAKNLYDQFNSGRSLDLSTLGTTVSQNTRTMK; encoded by the exons ATGGATGATGAAGATATAAGTGAACGGAAACTGAAAATTGCTTCTATCTTGGATAGAGTTAAGAGTTTTAAGACCAAGTATGGAACAGATGATAATTGGACTGATGAATTAACCTTTTCAAAGTCTTCTGCTGACACTACAG AGCACTCtggcatttttacccacttgGTGACCACAAAGACTCCTGAGGAATGGCTAAATTGCCTTCTAAAATTAGAAAATACAGGCCTGCCTCAGATTGACCCACAACTTCTCAATAAGCTCATTGATAATTACAGTCAAGCTGTTGGAGCCCTGCCCGCAGAAAAACACAGTCACAATGAGAGCTATGCTAAAATCCTTGTGCACTTTGCCGAATTGAAAGC aatCCATGACCTAGATGAAGCACGGGAGCAGTTCCAGTTTGCAAGACTAAACTGCAAAAAGTTTGCTTTTGTGCATACAGCTTTTGCCCAATTTGAGCTGTCAGAGG gaaattttaaaaagtgtaagCAGATTCTTCGAAGAGGTCTGGAATGTGGCGCTGTTCCCTGCGAAATGTTGAACTTGGCTTTGAAGAATGTACAGTTAAAGAAGCCTCAGCTGATATCTGACGAAGATAAAGAAAATTTAGCAG TGTCATCAAGTCATATCAATCAAGGCACGGCTAGTTATCAGAATTTGGCACTGGGAAATCCACAACGAATGAAGATCGAAAGCCCAGAAGAATATTCTGTAAAAACAAGATTTTCATATGG AGAAAAGTTAAGCTCCCCAGAAGACTTTGAAGATATAGGAAGGAAACCGTTACTTAACATGTCTGCTAAG ACCTGTCCTTTGGGCAGAGTGCCTGTACAACCAGCAACATCTCCAGATACAAGAACAAGGAAGAGTGATGGCTCTGGCAGTTCCAGTGTTGTGAAGAG accaTTCAGTTCCATGCGTGTGCCTGTCCTTGCTACTttgtcaaatccaaaatatttgggAGATGATCTGCATTGCTCAGAAGACATTAAg GTACCAAGCAGCAACATCCTACCACATGAAGAACAGGCTAATGAAGACAGCTTAGATATGAAGACACCGTCCTCTGTTATTCTTAGTGTCACAGAATCAAACCTGACTGTCAAAAGAAATGAAG ATTTAATTTTGGGAAGCACGTCTACAGCTGTTCTCAATCCTCAAGAAAACAGTAAACCATCTGAATCAGCACCACCACTTTTACCCAACATTAACGCAAGGCTCTCTGACACGACCAAGCCAAACAATATTGAAGCAGAATGGAAGTGGAAGGTTCCAGAGACACCCAGGCAAATTTTCCAGCCAGAGATGATATTTCCAGCG GGTAAAAGAAAGAGTACTGAGCCTAGTGCTAATCCTGGTTCCCGACGAGTGTCTCCGCCAGCACCCTctcttagtaaatgtgaccctgTCTTTGTTTGTGGAACACCAGTCAATAAATCACAAGAGGATTACATGAACTG CTTTAGGACTCCAGTTGTAAAAACGAACCTAGGACCATTGGCACAAATGTCCACACCCTACAACAACCGTTCAGATTATCAGCAACCACAGACCCCAGTTGGACAACCGGACTGTTTTCCA ATCTCTGCACCTCTTGCATCAAGTGACTGTATTGTAGTTAAAGGACGTGCATATGCAGTTTTAAAACAAATTGGAACAGGTGGATCTAGTAAG GTGTTTCAAGTAATGGATGATAAAAAGCATTTATATGCCATAAAGTATGTGAATCTCGAAGAAGCTGACCAGCAGACCATAGAAAGCTATCAGAATGAAATTTCTCACTTGAACAAACTTCAGCAACACTGTGACAAGATCATTAGGCTCTTTGACTA TGAGATTACTGACCAGCATATTTACATGGTAATGGAGTGTGGAAATATAGATCTCAATACTTGGCTAAGGAAGAAAAAGGCTATTAATCCTTGGGAACGAAAGAGCTACTGGAAAAATATGCTTGAAGCAGTCCACACAATACATCAGCATG GGATTGTACACAGTGACTTGAAGCCAGCAAACTTTCTAATTGTTGACGGGATGCTCAAGCTAATAGACTTTGGCATAGCAAACCAAATCCAGCCAGATGTAACCAGCATTGTTAAAGATTCACAG GTGGGCACGATTAATTACATGCCACCAGAATCTATCAGAGATACCACCTCATATGCGGAAAATGGCAAACCCAGATCAAAG atTAGCCCAAAAGGTGATGTCTGGTCTCTGGGTTGCATATTGTACTGCATGACATATGGGAAGACTCCTTTTCAACATATTACAAATCAGATCGCTAAACTTCATTCAATTCTGGATCCTGGTTATGAAATAGAGTTCCCTAATATACCAGAGAAAGACCTTCAAGATGTACTAAGG AAATGTTTAGTACGAAATCCTAAGGAAAGGATATCCATTGCTGAGCTCCTTGTGCACCCATATGTTCAGATACAGCCTCATACACAGCCAG
- the ttk.S gene encoding TTK protein kinase S homeolog (The RefSeq protein has 5 substitutions compared to this genomic sequence) produces the protein MDDEDISERKLKIASILDRVKSFKTKYGTDDNWTDELTFSKSSADTTEHSGIFTHLVTTKTPEEWLNCLLKLENTGLPQIDPQLLNKLIDNYSQAVGALPAEKHSHNESYAKILVHFAELKAIHDLDEAREQFQFARLNCKKFAFVHTAFAQFELSEGNFKKCKQILRRGLECGAVPCEMLNLALKNVQFKKPQLISDEDKENLAVSSSHINQGTASFQNLALGNPQRMKIESPEEYSVKTRFSYGEKLSSPEDFEDIGRKPLLNMSAKTCPLGRVPVQPATSPDTRTRKSDGSGSSSVVKRPFSSMRVPVLATLSNPKYLGDDLHCSEDIKVPSSNILPHEEQANEDSLDMKTPSSVILSVTESNLTVKRNEDLILGSTSTAVLNPQENSKPSESAPPLLPNINARLSDTTKPNNIEAEWKWKVPETPRQIFQPEMIFPAGKRKSTEPSANPGSRRVSPPAPSLSKCDPVFVCGTPVNKSQEDYMNCFRTPVVKTNLGPLAQMSTPYNNRSDYQQPQTPVGQPDCFPISAPFASSDCIVVKGRAYAVLKQIGTGGSSKVFQVMDDKKHLYAIKYVNLEEADQQTIESYQNEISHLNKLQQHCDKIIRLFDYEITDQHIYMVMECGNIDLNTWLRKKKTINPWERKSYWKNMLEAVHTIHQHGIVHSDLKPANFLIVDGMLKLIDFGIANQIQPDVTSIVKDSQVGTINYMPPESIRDTTSYAENGKPRSKISPKGDVWSLGCILYCMTYGKTPFQHITNQIAKLHSILDPGYEIEFPNIPEKDLQDVLRKCLVRNPKERISIAELLVHPYVQIQPHTQPDQQVQKETTEEMKRILGQLIGLNSPNSISRAAKNLYDQFNSGRSLDLSTLGTTVSQNTRTTK, from the exons ATGGATGATGAAGATATAAGTGAACGGAAACTGAAAATTGCTTCTATCTTGGATAGAGTTAAGAGTTTTAAGACCAAGTATGGAACAGATGATAATTGGACTGATGAATTAACCTTTTCAAAGTCTTCTGCTGACACTACAG AGCACTCtggcatttttacccacttgGTGACCACAAAGACTCCTGAGGAATGGCTAAATTGCCTTCTAAAATTAGAAAATACAGGCCTGCCTCAGATTGACCCACAACTTCTCAATAAGCTCATTGATAATTACAGTCAAGCTGTTGGAGCCCTGCCCGCAGAAAAACACAGTCACAATGAGAGCTATGCTAAAATCCTTGTGCACTTTGCCGAATTGAAAGC aatCCATGACCTAGATGAAGCACGGGAGCAGTTCCAGTTTGCAAGACTAAACTGCAAAAAGTTTGCTTTTGTGCATACAGCTTTTGCCCAATTTGAGCTGTCAGAGG gaaattttaaaaagtgtaagCAGATTCTTCGAAGAGGTCTGGAATGTGGCGCTGTTCCCTGCGAAATGTTGAACTTGGCTTTGAAGAATGTACAGTTAAAGAAGCCTCAGCTGATATCTGACGAAGATAAAGAAAATTTAGCAG TGTCATCAAGTCATATCAATCAAGGCACGGCTAGTTATCAGAATTTGGCACTGGGAAATCCACAACGAATGAAGATCGAAAGCCCAGAAGAATATTCTGTAAAAACAAGATTTTCATATGG AGAAAAGTTAAGCTCCCCAGAAGACTTTGAAGATATAGGAAGGAAACCGTTACTTAACATGTCTGCTAAG ACCTGTCCTTTGGGCAGAGTGCCTGTACAACCAGCAACATCTCCAGATACAAGAACAAGGAAGAGTGATGGCTCTGGCAGTTCCAGTGTTGTGAAGAG accaTTCAGTTCCATGCGTGTGCCTGTCCTTGCTACTttgtcaaatccaaaatatttgggAGATGATCTGCATTGCTCAGAAGACATTAAg GTACCAAGCAGCAACATCCTACCACATGAAGAACAGGCTAATGAAGACAGCTTAGATATGAAGACACCGTCCTCTGTTATTCTTAGTGTCACAGAATCAAACCTGACTGTCAAAAGAAATGAAG ATTTAATTTTGGGAAGCACGTCTACAGCTGTTCTCAATCCTCAAGAAAACAGTAAACCATCTGAATCAGCACCACCACTTTTACCCAACATTAACGCAAGGCTCTCTGACACGACCAAGCCAAACAATATTGAAGCAGAATGGAAGTGGAAGGTTCCAGAGACACCCAGGCAAATTTTCCAGCCAGAGATGATATTTCCAGCG GGTAAAAGAAAGAGTACTGAGCCTAGTGCTAATCCTGGTTCCCGACGAGTGTCTCCGCCAGCACCCTctcttagtaaatgtgaccctgTCTTTGTTTGTGGAACACCAGTCAATAAATCACAAGAGGATTACATGAACTG CTTTAGGACTCCAGTTGTAAAAACGAACCTAGGACCATTGGCACAAATGTCCACACCCTACAACAACCGTTCAGATTATCAGCAACCACAGACCCCAGTTGGACAACCGGACTGTTTTCCA ATCTCTGCACCTCTTGCATCAAGTGACTGTATTGTAGTTAAAGGACGTGCATATGCAGTTTTAAAACAAATTGGAACAGGTGGATCTAGTAAG GTGTTTCAAGTAATGGATGATAAAAAGCATTTATATGCCATAAAGTATGTGAATCTCGAAGAAGCTGACCAGCAGACCATAGAAAGCTATCAGAATGAAATTTCTCACTTGAACAAACTTCAGCAACACTGTGACAAGATCATTAGGCTCTTTGACTA TGAGATTACTGACCAGCATATTTACATGGTAATGGAGTGTGGAAATATAGATCTCAATACTTGGCTAAGGAAGAAAAAGGCTATTAATCCTTGGGAACGAAAGAGCTACTGGAAAAATATGCTTGAAGCAGTCCACACAATACATCAGCATG GGATTGTACACAGTGACTTGAAGCCAGCAAACTTTCTAATTGTTGACGGGATGCTCAAGCTAATAGACTTTGGCATAGCAAACCAAATCCAGCCAGATGTAACCAGCATTGTTAAAGATTCACAG GTGGGCACGATTAATTACATGCCACCAGAATCTATCAGAGATACCACCTCATATGCGGAAAATGGCAAACCCAGATCAAAG atTAGCCCAAAAGGTGATGTCTGGTCTCTGGGTTGCATATTGTACTGCATGACATATGGGAAGACTCCTTTTCAACATATTACAAATCAGATCGCTAAACTTCATTCAATTCTGGATCCTGGTTATGAAATAGAGTTCCCTAATATACCAGAGAAAGACCTTCAAGATGTACTAAGG AAATGTTTAGTACGAAATCCTAAGGAAAGGATATCCATTGCTGAGCTCCTTGTGCACCCATATGTTCAGATACAGCCTCATACACAGCCAG
- the ttk.S gene encoding TTK protein kinase S homeolog isoform X2: MDDEDISERKLKIASILDRVKSFKTKYGTDDNWTDELTFSKSSADTTEHSGIFTHLVTTKTPEEWLNCLLKLENTGLPQIDPQLLNKLIDNYSQAVGALPAEKHSHNESYAKILVHFAELKAIHDLDEAREQFQFARLNCKKFAFVHTAFAQFELSEGNFKKCKQILRRGLECGAVPCEMLNLALKNVQLKKPQLISDEDKENLAVSSSHINQGTASYQNLALGNPQRMKIESPEEYSVKTRFSYGEKLSSPEDFEDIGRKPLLNMSAKTCPLGRVPVQPATSPDTRTRKSDGSGSSSVVKRPFSSMRVPVLATLSNPKYLGDDLHCSEDIKVPSSNILPHEEQANEDSLDMKTPSSVILSVTESNLTVKRNEDLILGSTSTAVLNPQENSKPSESAPPLLPNINARLSDTTKPNNIEAEWKWKVPETPRQIFQPEMIFPAGKRKSTEPSANPGSRRVSPPAPSLSKCDPVFVCGTPVNKSQEDYMNCFRTPVVKTNLGPLAQMSTPYNNRSDYQQPQTPVGQPDCFPISAPLASSDCIVVKGRAYAVLKQIGTGGSSKVFQVMDDKKHLYAIKYVNLEEADQQTIESYQNEISHLNKLQQHCDKIIRLFDYEITDQHIYMVMECGNIDLNTWLRKKKAINPWERKSYWKNMLEAVHTIHQHGIVHSDLKPANFLIVDGMLKLIDFGIANQIQPDVTSIVKDSQVGTINYMPPESIRDTTSYAENGKPRSKISPKGDVWSLGCILYCMTYGKTPFQHITNQIAKLHSILDPGYEIEFPNIPEKDLQDVLRKCLVRNPKERISIAELLVHPYVQIQPHTQPDQQVQKETTEEMKRILGQLIGLNSPNSISRAAKKTCMISLTVAEAWICRHLEQQLVKTHGL, translated from the exons ATGGATGATGAAGATATAAGTGAACGGAAACTGAAAATTGCTTCTATCTTGGATAGAGTTAAGAGTTTTAAGACCAAGTATGGAACAGATGATAATTGGACTGATGAATTAACCTTTTCAAAGTCTTCTGCTGACACTACAG AGCACTCtggcatttttacccacttgGTGACCACAAAGACTCCTGAGGAATGGCTAAATTGCCTTCTAAAATTAGAAAATACAGGCCTGCCTCAGATTGACCCACAACTTCTCAATAAGCTCATTGATAATTACAGTCAAGCTGTTGGAGCCCTGCCCGCAGAAAAACACAGTCACAATGAGAGCTATGCTAAAATCCTTGTGCACTTTGCCGAATTGAAAGC aatCCATGACCTAGATGAAGCACGGGAGCAGTTCCAGTTTGCAAGACTAAACTGCAAAAAGTTTGCTTTTGTGCATACAGCTTTTGCCCAATTTGAGCTGTCAGAGG gaaattttaaaaagtgtaagCAGATTCTTCGAAGAGGTCTGGAATGTGGCGCTGTTCCCTGCGAAATGTTGAACTTGGCTTTGAAGAATGTACAGTTAAAGAAGCCTCAGCTGATATCTGACGAAGATAAAGAAAATTTAGCAG TGTCATCAAGTCATATCAATCAAGGCACGGCTAGTTATCAGAATTTGGCACTGGGAAATCCACAACGAATGAAGATCGAAAGCCCAGAAGAATATTCTGTAAAAACAAGATTTTCATATGG AGAAAAGTTAAGCTCCCCAGAAGACTTTGAAGATATAGGAAGGAAACCGTTACTTAACATGTCTGCTAAG ACCTGTCCTTTGGGCAGAGTGCCTGTACAACCAGCAACATCTCCAGATACAAGAACAAGGAAGAGTGATGGCTCTGGCAGTTCCAGTGTTGTGAAGAG accaTTCAGTTCCATGCGTGTGCCTGTCCTTGCTACTttgtcaaatccaaaatatttgggAGATGATCTGCATTGCTCAGAAGACATTAAg GTACCAAGCAGCAACATCCTACCACATGAAGAACAGGCTAATGAAGACAGCTTAGATATGAAGACACCGTCCTCTGTTATTCTTAGTGTCACAGAATCAAACCTGACTGTCAAAAGAAATGAAG ATTTAATTTTGGGAAGCACGTCTACAGCTGTTCTCAATCCTCAAGAAAACAGTAAACCATCTGAATCAGCACCACCACTTTTACCCAACATTAACGCAAGGCTCTCTGACACGACCAAGCCAAACAATATTGAAGCAGAATGGAAGTGGAAGGTTCCAGAGACACCCAGGCAAATTTTCCAGCCAGAGATGATATTTCCAGCG GGTAAAAGAAAGAGTACTGAGCCTAGTGCTAATCCTGGTTCCCGACGAGTGTCTCCGCCAGCACCCTctcttagtaaatgtgaccctgTCTTTGTTTGTGGAACACCAGTCAATAAATCACAAGAGGATTACATGAACTG CTTTAGGACTCCAGTTGTAAAAACGAACCTAGGACCATTGGCACAAATGTCCACACCCTACAACAACCGTTCAGATTATCAGCAACCACAGACCCCAGTTGGACAACCGGACTGTTTTCCA ATCTCTGCACCTCTTGCATCAAGTGACTGTATTGTAGTTAAAGGACGTGCATATGCAGTTTTAAAACAAATTGGAACAGGTGGATCTAGTAAG GTGTTTCAAGTAATGGATGATAAAAAGCATTTATATGCCATAAAGTATGTGAATCTCGAAGAAGCTGACCAGCAGACCATAGAAAGCTATCAGAATGAAATTTCTCACTTGAACAAACTTCAGCAACACTGTGACAAGATCATTAGGCTCTTTGACTA TGAGATTACTGACCAGCATATTTACATGGTAATGGAGTGTGGAAATATAGATCTCAATACTTGGCTAAGGAAGAAAAAGGCTATTAATCCTTGGGAACGAAAGAGCTACTGGAAAAATATGCTTGAAGCAGTCCACACAATACATCAGCATG GGATTGTACACAGTGACTTGAAGCCAGCAAACTTTCTAATTGTTGACGGGATGCTCAAGCTAATAGACTTTGGCATAGCAAACCAAATCCAGCCAGATGTAACCAGCATTGTTAAAGATTCACAG GTGGGCACGATTAATTACATGCCACCAGAATCTATCAGAGATACCACCTCATATGCGGAAAATGGCAAACCCAGATCAAAG atTAGCCCAAAAGGTGATGTCTGGTCTCTGGGTTGCATATTGTACTGCATGACATATGGGAAGACTCCTTTTCAACATATTACAAATCAGATCGCTAAACTTCATTCAATTCTGGATCCTGGTTATGAAATAGAGTTCCCTAATATACCAGAGAAAGACCTTCAAGATGTACTAAGG AAATGTTTAGTACGAAATCCTAAGGAAAGGATATCCATTGCTGAGCTCCTTGTGCACCCATATGTTCAGATACAGCCTCATACACAGCCAG